CTTTCCCCGGATtcgccttttttttttgtctttggaGATCCGCGTCGGCCCTGAGTTTCCCATAAGATCACTTCATTATCTTGCGGACGCATTGGAATTTACATGcattctttttcttttcctgGCTATTTGTTTGGACAAAACAGAGCAAAGATGACTGTCAATCTAAACTGTATTGCCGATATATGTCTCATTCCTATTGGAACAGCCACTCCTTCTGTATCTGACTATGTTGTTGAGATACAGAAAGTTATCCAACACAGTGGCTTGAAATATAAAATGCACAGTGCAGGTACTGCAATTGAAGGGCCATGGGATGATGTCATGGCTTTAATTGGCCAAATGCATGAGCGTGTTCATGAAATGGGCATTTTTCGTGTACAAAGTGACATCAGGGTCGGTACAAGAACTGATAAGGTGCAAAGTGCACAAGACAAGATCgacattgttgaagttAAGTTGAAGCGTTGATATCCTTTCTCTCGTATTCATCCAACCATCTTGTGGCTTCATTTTTATGCATAGTGGAGAGCCGCAAAACTCCATCCCTCCTGCTGAAGTTGGCATACTTGAATCCATTGCATGAATGTCCTTTAAATGAAGACATGCACATCCATATATAATATCCAATGTCTTCACCCTTGTATAACCTTCGAAGGATCATTCTTCTTTTACATTTATCACATAATACATGCTGCTTCTGCAGCTCTGGATAAGCCATTCGAAATGTCAAGTTGAATCTCGCTGTTCCTAGTACTTTATCCTTTTTAATTAACGAGTCCGACAATGTAGGAATACCATGCTTGTAGAGTTCCTGCGTCGAAGGTAACATAATCAGTAAGGTATTATTGTGAATCGGAATTTGGTAAATCGTCGAGGTGGAGGGGTTACTTCTCTTCAACCTGAATAATCTTGTAGCACCAAAGGTCAGTGATGCAATTGTGGGTAGGGGGCCaatatttgtcaatttATCAGTATGCATATCTAAGTGTGATTTATTATTAGGGTAGTAGTTAGCAACGCAAAAGTTACTAGTccagttttcttttatcaTATAGTCAGGTGCATTCTCATCATCGGCATAaatctctttcaaaaccttGTTAACCTTCTCATTAACATATGCCTGTGACCTTCTGATTGCAGGCGCAACCTTGACgcttttgatattttttgtCGAATACACCGGATCATAATCAATATCGTCATTGTCCGTATAGACCAATGAGTTTTGTGATGACGTACATAATCTACCTGCGATATAGAATTCCTTAGAACGGAAAAGCATTCTCTGGCTCTGCAGTAGGTCAACAACTTGTTCTGATAGGTCTTGAGGTAGAAAATTAGAGAATATTCTAATGTTAGGCAAAATCTCTTCAACCTGTTCTTTGGAATATAATGTAATGGTTTTTCCAGTGGATAAAGGTTTCAACGCTTTTCTTGGCGGTTCCCTAATCTCTTCCAAGTAATCCACTTCTCTCTTTGTCCTTGATTGTATGATTGAAGATATAGAAGTTGGGTTAGGCCGTTTGTGAAGAGTCGTTGGTTTTGGTGTTGCTTTCTGAAAATATGCCTGGACACTGGATACTGTTCCAGAGGTTGTATGATTCTTTGTGTTAGTTTCTCTAGCTTTCAAATTACCAATTTCAGTTGTATTACTCGTCTTTGCACCGGTAACTCTGACCGTATTTTTCATGGGAAAATATCTACTTCGAACCCCATGTTTTACGCTACCTAACTCATATTTGCCACCTTCCTGAACAGGTGAGCCTAAAATAGACTTGACTTTTTCAACGGAACCATCGCATGAAACTAAAAGCTCCAAGAGAACGTCGTATTCACACTCTCTATACAGATCAGTTAGtgttttcagtttctgTTCAGTATCCA
The Pichia kudriavzevii chromosome 2, complete sequence DNA segment above includes these coding regions:
- a CDS encoding uncharacterized protein (PKUD0B12070; similar to Saccharomyces cerevisiae YBL001C (ECM15); ancestral locus Anc_3.206); this translates as MHSFSFPGYLFGQNRAKMTVNLNCIADICLIPIGTATPSVSDYVVEIQKVIQHSGLKYKMHSAGTAIEGPWDDVMALIGQMHERVHEMGIFRVQSDIRVGTRTDKVQSAQDKIDIVEVKLKR
- a CDS encoding uncharacterized protein (PKUD0B12080), whose product is MDTEQKLKTLTDLYRECEYDVLLELLVSCDGSVEKVKSILGSPVQEGGKYELGSVKHGVRSRYFPMKNTVRVTGAKTSNTTEIGNLKARETNTKNHTTSGTVSSVQAYFQKATPKPTTLHKRPNPTSISSIIQSRTKREVDYLEEIREPPRKALKPLSTGKTITLYSKEQVEEILPNIRIFSNFLPQDLSEQVVDLLQSQRMLFRSKEFYIAGRLCTSSQNSLVYTDNDDIDYDPVYSTKNIKSVKVAPAIRRSQAYVNEKVNKVLKEIYADDENAPDYMIKENWTSNFCVANYYPNNKSHLDMHTDKLTNIGPLPTIASLTFGATRLFRLKRSNPSTSTIYQIPIHNNTLLIMLPSTQELYKHGIPTLSDSLIKKDKVLGTARFNLTFRMAYPELQKQHVLCDKCKRRMILRRLYKGEDIGYYIWMCMSSFKGHSCNGFKYANFSRRDGVLRLSTMHKNEATRWLDEYERKDINAST